The proteins below come from a single Parazoarcus communis genomic window:
- a CDS encoding DUF2237 family protein: protein MSSSRNVLGGPLLACSYSPLTGFYRTGCCETGPDDSGLHLVCTRVTADFLAFSSAAGNDLSTPRPEYRFAGLKPGDRWCLCALRWLEALDAGAAPPVVLEATNEAVLELVDLDTLKAHAYGARTGSGG from the coding sequence ATGTCTTCTTCACGCAACGTGCTGGGCGGTCCGCTTCTGGCCTGCAGTTACTCGCCGCTGACGGGCTTTTATCGCACGGGCTGCTGCGAAACCGGGCCCGACGATAGTGGCCTGCATCTCGTATGCACTCGTGTCACCGCGGACTTTCTCGCTTTTTCTTCTGCTGCCGGCAACGACTTGTCGACGCCACGGCCCGAGTATCGCTTCGCCGGCCTGAAGCCGGGAGATCGCTGGTGTCTTTGTGCTCTGCGCTGGCTCGAGGCGCTGGATGCGGGGGCTGCACCGCCTGTGGTGCTTGAGGCGACCAACGAGGCGGTGCTGGAGCTGGTTGACCTCGATACGCTCAAGGCGCATGCCTATGGGGCGCGTACCGGGTCCGGGGGGTGA